A single region of the Denticeps clupeoides chromosome 18, fDenClu1.1, whole genome shotgun sequence genome encodes:
- the taf7 gene encoding transcription initiation factor TFIID subunit 7: protein MTSKTKVGKVGSKNKDDAPHELESQFVLRLPVEYASTVRRIAQSSSMNQKDRLTIELHADGRHGIVRVDRVPLACKLVDLPCILESQKTVDKKTFYKTADVCQMLVCTVDGDLYPPLEEPTGTADAKGKKKDKDKDKKFVWNHGITCPLKNTRKRRFRKTAKKKYIESPDVEKEVKRLLSTDAEAVSVRWEVIAEDESKEAEINGSLGNLDSSPGTSGHKMGHGSSAQRDELREIFNDISSSSEEEEDYVDRHDDEDLNIVDTEDDLVGQLHDKLKESDSARSQSSRNNQIVMEYQGQINNLKAKLQETRARKKQQEELIMKVENQALKNRFQALLNEIILQEEREMEQLASLQEQLDSLIEK, encoded by the exons ATGACCTCCAAAACAAAAG TGGGCAAGGTTGGGTCTAAAAACAAGGACGATGCCCCACACGAGCTGGAGAGTCAGTTTGTTCTGCGCCTGCCTGTG GAGTATGCATCAACAGTCAGGCGGATTGCGCAGTCCAGCAGCATGAACCAGAAGGATAGGCTGACCATAGAATTGCATG CGGACGGCCGCCACGGCATCGTGAGGGTGGATCGTGTGCCTTTAGCTTGCAAGCTGGTAGATTTGCCCTGCATCTTGGAGTCCCAAAAAACAGTGGACAAGAAGACCTTCTACAAAACCGCTGATGTCTGCCAA ATGCTGGTGTGTACCGTGGACGGTGACCTTTACCCCCCACTAGAAGAGCCCACTGGCACTGCAGATGCTAAAGGGAAGAAGAAGGATaaagacaaagacaagaaaTTTGTTTGGAATCATGGCA TCACGTGtcccttaaaaaacaccaggaAGAGGAGATTCAGGAAGACGGCCAAAAAGAAG TATATTGAATCTCCTGATGTGGAGAAGGAGGTGAAAAGGCTGCTGAGCACCGACGCCGAGGCGGTCAGCGTCC GATGGGAGGTGATTGCGGAGGACGAGTCTAAAGAGGCGGAAATTAATGGATCGTTGGGCAACCTGGACTCCTCACCTGGCACCTCAGGGCATAAAATGGGCCACGGGTCATCAG ccCAGAGAGATGAACTGCGGGAGATTTTCAAcgacatcagcagcagcagtgaggaggaggaggactaTGTTGATCGGCACGATGACGAAGATCTCAACATTGTTGACACAGAGGACGACCTGGTCGGCCAACTGCACGACAAGCTCAAGGAGTCCGACTCCGCACGCAGCCAGAGCAGCAGGAACAACCAGATAG TGATGGAGTACCAGGGCCAGATCAACAACCTGAAGGCCAAGCTGCAGGAGACCCGCGCCCGCAagaagcagcaggaggagcTCATCATGAAGGTGGAGAACCAGGCGCTGAAG AATCGCTTCCAGGCCCTGCTGAACGAAATCATTCTCCAGGAGGAGCGGGAGATGGAGCAG ctgGCCTCTCTTCAGGAGCAGCTTGACTCCCTCATTGAGAAATGA